A stretch of the Desulfobacter sp. genome encodes the following:
- a CDS encoding type I restriction enzyme HsdR N-terminal domain-containing protein: MEDTHSHHLIMGKIKDFLTGETLLDTHDERYRQTLAKHLVNVLGYDKQRVEKNRKIQIKTNGKTAHLEMDLMVFSGDRAVMMIKYAPGSLVTRRLANLALSRIIFPYQIPVVVTTNGEDAEVISGSSGKVTGQGISSIPGPEETDLYSLPGALKPIGLSLFEKASKIAYACEVDGSCMIDNDFKCSNFYCYPSQRPDQN; this comes from the coding sequence ATGGAAGATACCCATTCACATCACCTTATTATGGGAAAGATTAAGGACTTTTTAACAGGAGAGACTCTTTTAGATACCCATGATGAACGTTACCGTCAGACACTTGCAAAACATCTGGTCAATGTGCTTGGCTATGATAAACAAAGAGTTGAAAAGAATCGGAAGATCCAAATTAAGACCAACGGGAAAACAGCCCATTTAGAGATGGATTTGATGGTTTTTTCAGGGGACCGGGCCGTGATGATGATCAAGTATGCCCCAGGTTCCCTTGTGACCCGGCGCCTCGCCAATCTGGCCTTGTCCAGGATAATTTTTCCCTATCAGATTCCTGTGGTGGTAACCACCAATGGCGAGGATGCAGAAGTGATTTCAGGGAGTTCAGGCAAGGTGACAGGCCAGGGGATCTCCAGCATTCCAGGTCCCGAAGAGACAGATCTTTATTCCCTGCCGGGTGCCTTAAAACCCATTGGTCTAAGTTTATTTGAAAAGGCCTCCAAAATTGCCTATGCCTGCGAGGTGGACGGATCATGCATGATCGATAATGATTTTAAATGTTCCAATTTTTATTGCTATCCATCCCAGCGGCCTGATCAAAATTAA
- the pdxA gene encoding 4-hydroxythreonine-4-phosphate dehydrogenase PdxA produces MKSSQILPVQSRPIIGITMGDPAGIGPEIIVQALEDKNITKICKPVVIGDKAILEKAVSCLNSSMTLFPIDRVDQFSDNACQINLIQVSTLDPNLRKLKIPSRETGKAMENYILKGVDLALNNDIQAMVTAPITKTGLKMAGSQFHGHTELIAHRTQTQDFAMMMAGTKLKVVLATIHIPLADVACQLTCDTIIKIADLTCNTLIHRFGIDQPRLAVAGLNPHAGEDSMFGREEEDIIRPAVEAARKKGYHIQGPLPPDTVFYNALKGKFDAVICMYHDQGLIPFKLIHFKDGVNTTLGLPIIRTSVDHGTAYDIAWTGKADESSLKEAINMAVLQAQHVQGSANGQR; encoded by the coding sequence ATGAAATCTTCCCAGATCCTGCCAGTTCAGTCCAGGCCGATCATTGGGATCACCATGGGTGATCCTGCCGGAATCGGACCTGAAATTATTGTACAAGCCCTTGAGGACAAAAATATCACAAAAATCTGCAAGCCCGTGGTGATTGGAGACAAAGCCATTTTAGAAAAAGCAGTTTCCTGCTTGAACTCTTCTATGACCCTTTTCCCCATTGACCGGGTTGACCAGTTTTCAGACAATGCGTGTCAGATCAACCTGATCCAGGTATCCACCCTTGATCCAAACCTCAGAAAACTAAAGATCCCCTCCAGGGAAACCGGAAAGGCAATGGAGAACTATATCCTCAAAGGAGTCGACCTTGCCCTGAACAACGACATCCAGGCCATGGTGACCGCCCCGATCACCAAGACCGGGCTGAAAATGGCCGGATCTCAATTTCACGGTCATACCGAACTCATTGCCCACAGAACCCAAACCCAAGACTTTGCCATGATGATGGCAGGCACTAAACTCAAGGTGGTTTTAGCCACCATCCACATTCCCCTGGCAGATGTGGCCTGCCAACTGACCTGTGACACCATTATTAAAATAGCGGATCTCACCTGCAATACTTTGATTCACCGTTTTGGCATTGATCAGCCAAGACTTGCCGTGGCCGGTTTAAACCCCCATGCAGGAGAAGACTCCATGTTTGGCAGGGAAGAAGAAGACATTATCAGACCCGCCGTGGAGGCAGCCCGTAAAAAAGGATATCATATCCAGGGCCCCCTGCCCCCGGACACGGTGTTTTACAATGCCCTTAAAGGAAAATTTGATGCCGTGATCTGCATGTACCACGACCAGGGGCTTATCCCTTTTAAACTGATCCATTTTAAGGACGGGGTAAACACCACCTTAGGCCTTCCCATCATAAGGACCTCTGTGGATCATGGCACGGCCTACGATATTGCCTGGACAGGCAAGGCGGATGAATCAAGTCTCAAAGAGGCGATCAACATGGCTGTTCTCCAGGCTCAGCATGTTCAAGGATCTGCCAATGGCCAACGATAA
- the uvrA gene encoding excinuclease ABC subunit UvrA — protein sequence MANDKIIIQGAREHNLKNIDLEIPKNQLTVVTGLSGSGKSTLAFDTLYAEGQRRYVESLSTYARQFLGQMDKPDVDAIIGLSPAISIEQKTASHNPRSTIGTVTEVYDYLRLLFARIGHPHCHKCHTPIAPASIDQIKDQILTVSSMAAQEKILVLSPVISAQKGSHKSLIATMRKDGFARLRINQHIFRIEELPELEKNKMHTIDVVVDRLVLKPGMENRLTDSLETALFLSEGQVIIVNLDQDQQTLFSEKATCLECGISYPEFTPASFSFNSPKGACPHCDGLGHITEFDPDLIVPDTHISLRQGAVLPWANKNSVQHMEFLDALVTHYKEDIYKPFKDLSPKFQKVILKGSKKEQIPFYLERAGKKIIYKKAFEGVIPNLKRRFHETDSSSIREDIRQYMGFTTCSKCKGTRLNPGSSAVLVGGKKIWEIASMSIKQAGQFIENLKLEGKEKTIARSILSELSQRMAFLEDVGLDYLTLDRSAATLSGGESQRIRLATQIGSKLTGVLYVLDEPSIGLHQRDNARLLKTLMNLKDLGNTVLVVEHDEETILASDHVVDVGPGAGINGGHIVFSGPPEALVKSKDSLTGLYLSGQKKIHVPESRRKGNNKNLLVKGASANNLKNLDAAFPLACFTCVTGVSGSGKSTLVLTTLYQALANQINRSAKPVGPHLGIEGLEHLDKIIHIDQSPIGKTPRSNPGTYTGVLTHVRELFAKTQDARARGYKPGRFSFNIKGGRCEACTGDGIVKIEMHFLPDVYVTCDVCKGERFNRETLEIKYKGKNIAQVLDMTINQAVVFFDRVSAIRNTLSTLVETGLGYIKLGQAATTLSGGEAQRIKLARELSKRSTGKTIYILDEPTTGLHSDDISRLLSVLDKLVRAGNTVVVIEHNLDVIKSADHIIDLGPEGGDKGGFIIAQGTPEQVAKNPKSHTGFYLSKVLPQA from the coding sequence ATGGCCAACGATAAAATCATCATCCAGGGGGCCAGGGAACACAACCTTAAAAATATTGATCTGGAAATCCCAAAAAACCAATTGACCGTTGTGACCGGGCTTTCAGGATCGGGGAAATCCACCCTGGCCTTTGATACCCTTTACGCAGAAGGCCAGCGCAGGTATGTGGAATCCCTTTCCACCTATGCCAGACAGTTTTTAGGGCAGATGGACAAGCCGGACGTGGATGCCATCATCGGGCTGTCTCCTGCCATCTCCATTGAACAAAAAACCGCCTCCCATAATCCAAGATCCACCATTGGCACGGTCACTGAGGTTTACGACTATTTAAGGCTGCTCTTTGCACGGATCGGACATCCCCATTGCCACAAATGTCACACACCCATTGCCCCGGCTTCCATTGACCAGATCAAAGACCAGATTCTGACGGTCTCATCCATGGCAGCCCAGGAAAAAATCCTTGTGCTCTCTCCTGTGATAAGCGCCCAGAAAGGCAGCCATAAGTCCTTGATCGCCACGATGCGCAAAGACGGGTTTGCCAGACTCAGGATCAATCAACACATTTTTAGGATTGAAGAACTGCCCGAACTTGAAAAAAATAAAATGCACACCATAGATGTGGTGGTGGACCGGCTGGTGCTCAAGCCGGGCATGGAAAACAGACTCACCGACTCCCTGGAAACCGCCCTTTTTCTCTCCGAGGGCCAGGTGATTATTGTCAACCTTGACCAGGATCAGCAAACCCTTTTCAGTGAAAAAGCAACCTGCCTTGAATGCGGGATTTCCTACCCTGAATTTACCCCGGCCTCTTTTTCATTTAACTCTCCTAAGGGGGCCTGCCCCCATTGCGACGGACTCGGCCATATCACCGAATTTGACCCGGATCTGATTGTACCGGATACCCATATCTCCCTTCGCCAGGGTGCAGTACTGCCTTGGGCCAATAAAAATTCAGTCCAGCACATGGAGTTTTTAGATGCCCTGGTCACCCATTATAAGGAAGACATATACAAACCCTTTAAAGACTTGTCCCCCAAATTCCAAAAGGTGATCCTCAAAGGATCAAAAAAAGAACAAATCCCCTTTTATCTGGAACGGGCCGGGAAAAAAATTATCTATAAAAAAGCATTTGAAGGGGTGATCCCCAACCTCAAACGCAGGTTCCATGAAACCGATTCTTCAAGCATACGAGAAGATATCCGTCAGTACATGGGATTTACCACCTGCTCAAAATGCAAGGGCACAAGGTTGAACCCAGGATCCTCAGCTGTGCTTGTGGGGGGAAAAAAGATATGGGAAATTGCCTCCATGTCCATTAAACAGGCAGGTCAATTCATCGAGAACTTAAAACTTGAGGGAAAAGAAAAAACCATTGCACGATCCATTCTCAGTGAATTATCCCAGCGAATGGCATTTTTAGAAGATGTGGGCCTGGACTATCTTACCCTGGACCGGTCTGCTGCCACCCTTTCAGGAGGGGAAAGCCAAAGGATCCGGCTTGCCACCCAGATCGGTTCAAAACTGACCGGCGTGCTTTACGTGCTGGATGAACCCAGCATTGGTCTTCACCAGCGGGACAATGCAAGGCTGCTTAAAACCCTGATGAATTTAAAGGACCTGGGCAATACCGTTCTTGTGGTGGAACATGATGAGGAGACCATTTTGGCATCGGATCATGTGGTGGATGTCGGCCCGGGCGCCGGGATAAACGGAGGCCATATTGTTTTTTCAGGACCGCCTGAAGCCCTGGTCAAAAGCAAGGATTCCCTGACAGGGCTTTACCTTTCAGGCCAAAAGAAAATCCATGTCCCTGAATCAAGACGCAAGGGCAACAATAAAAATCTTCTGGTAAAAGGGGCATCTGCCAACAACCTTAAAAATTTAGATGCAGCCTTTCCGCTGGCATGCTTTACCTGTGTCACCGGCGTCTCAGGGTCCGGCAAATCCACCTTGGTGCTGACCACCCTTTATCAGGCCCTGGCCAACCAGATAAACCGGTCTGCAAAACCTGTGGGCCCCCACCTGGGCATTGAAGGCCTTGAACACCTGGACAAGATCATTCATATTGACCAGTCCCCCATCGGTAAAACCCCCCGGTCAAATCCAGGCACCTATACCGGGGTGCTCACCCATGTGCGCGAATTGTTTGCCAAAACCCAGGATGCCAGGGCCAGGGGCTACAAGCCCGGCAGGTTTTCCTTTAATATCAAAGGCGGACGGTGCGAGGCCTGCACCGGAGACGGAATTGTAAAAATTGAAATGCATTTTCTGCCTGATGTCTATGTGACCTGTGATGTCTGCAAGGGGGAACGGTTTAACCGGGAAACCCTGGAGATCAAATACAAGGGGAAAAATATTGCCCAGGTTCTGGACATGACCATTAACCAGGCCGTGGTTTTTTTCGACCGGGTCTCTGCCATTCGAAACACCCTTTCCACCCTGGTGGAAACAGGGCTTGGATATATCAAGCTCGGCCAGGCCGCCACCACCCTTTCAGGCGGTGAGGCCCAGCGGATCAAGCTTGCCAGGGAATTGTCCAAACGCAGCACAGGTAAAACCATTTATATCCTTGACGAACCCACCACAGGGCTTCATTCAGATGATATCTCAAGACTCTTGTCCGTCCTGGACAAACTGGTCAGGGCAGGCAATACCGTGGTGGTCATCGAGCATAACCTGGATGTGATAAAATCGGCCGACCATATCATTGATCTCGGGCCTGAAGGCGGGGACAAAGGCGGATTTATCATTGCCCAGGGCACGCCTGAACAGGTCGCCAAAAACCCCAAGTCCCATACGGGATTTTATCTTTCAAAGGTGCTGCCCCAGGCCTGA